From the Triticum urartu cultivar G1812 chromosome 4, Tu2.1, whole genome shotgun sequence genome, the window agctttctctaggaacatatcaaaataagcaggggagctaaacgcgagctattgatctacaacatagatatgctaatactaccacgactaagttcatgataaatttaagttcaattaatcatattacttaagaactcccacttatatagacatctctctaatcatctaagtgatcacgtgatccaaatcaactaaaccataaccgatcatcacgtgaaatggagtagttttcaatggtgaacatcactatgttgatcatatctactatatgattcacgctcgacctttcggtctcagtgttccgaggccatatctgcatatgctaggctcgtcaagtttaacctgagtattctgcgtgtgcaaaactggcttgcacccgttgtagatggacgtagagcttatcacacccgatcatcacgtggtgtctgggcacgacgaactttggcaacgatgcatactcagggagaacactgttatcttgaaatttagtgagagatcatcttataatgctactgtcaatcaaagaaaaataagatgtataaaagataaacatcacatgcaatcaatataagtgatatgatatggtcatcatcatcttgtgcttgtgatctccatctctgaagcaccgtcatgatcaccatcgtcactagcgcgacaccttgatctccatcgtagcatcgttatcgtctcaccaactattgcttctacgactatcgctaccgcttagtgataaagtaaagcaattacaggacgattgcattgcatacaataaagagacaaccatatgactcctgccagttgccgataactcggttacaaaacatgatcatctcatacaataaaatatagcatcatgtcttgaccatattacatcacaacatgccctgcaaaaacaagttagacgtccactactttgttgttgcaagttttacgtggctgctacgggctgagcaagaaccgttcttacctacgcatcaaaaccacaacgatagttcgtcaagttagtgttgttttaaccttctcaaggaccgggcgtagccatactcggttcaactaaagttggagaaactgacacccgccagccacctgtgtgcaaagcacgtcggtagaaccagtctcgcgtaagcgtacgcgtaatgtcggtctgggccgcttcatccaacaataccgccgaaccaaagtatgacatgctggtaagcagtatgacttgtatcgcccacaactcacttgtgttctactcgtgcatataacatctacgcataaaaccaggctcggatgccactgttggggaacgtagtaatttcaaaaaaaaaatcctacgcacacgcaagatcatggtgatgcatagcaacgagaggggagagtgtcgtccacgtaccctcatagaccgttaagcggaagcgttatgacaacgcggttgatgtagtcgtacgtcttcacgatcgaccgatcctcactaccgaacgtacggcacctccgcgttcagcacacgttcagctcagtgacatcccgcgaactcacgatccagtagagctcgggaagagtttcgtcagcacgacggcgtggtgacgatgttgatgaagctaccacagcagggcttcgcctaaacaccgctacagtattaccgaggtggattatggtggagggggcaccgcacacggctgggagagatctttgcgatcaacttgtgtgtctagaggtgcccccctgccaccgtatataaaggagcaagggggagaggcggacggccaggaggaggcgcgccagggaggagtcctactcccaccgggagtaggactccctcctttcctagttggagtaggagaaggggggaggaggagggagagaggaaggaaagggccccccctccttgtccaattcggcctagagggagaggaggggcgcggcctgccctggccgcccctcctcttctccactaaggcccatcttggcccattaaacccccgaggggttccggtaacccccggtactccggtaaaatcccgatttcacccggaacactttcgatatccaaatataggcttccaatatatcaatctttatgtctcgaccatttcgagactcctcgtcatgtctgtgatcacatccgggactccgaacttccttcggtacatcaaaacacataaactcataatataaccgtcatcgaactttaagcatgtggaccctacgggttcgagaactatgtagacatgaccgagacatgtctccggtcaataaccaatagcggaacctagatgctcatattggttcctacatattctacgaagatctttatcggtcaaaccgcacaacactatacgttgttctctttgtcatcggtatgttacttgcccgagattcaatcgtcggtatccaatacctagttcaatctcgttaccggcaagtctctttactcgttccataatacatcaccccataactaactcattagttatcatgcttgaaaggcttatagtgatgtgtattaccgagagggcccagagatacctctccgacaatcggagtgacaaatcctaatcttgatctatgccaactcaacaagtaccatcggagacacctgtagagcacctttataatcacctagttacgttgtgatgtttggtagcacacaaagtgttcccccggtattcgggagttgcataatctcatagtcataagaacatgtataagtcatgaagaaagcaatagcagtaaacaaacgatcaagtgctaagctaacggaatgggtcaagtcaatcacatcattctcctaatgatgtgatcccattgatcaaataacaactcatgtctatggttaggaaacttaaccatctttgatcaatgagctagtcaagtagaggcatactagtgacactatgtttgtctatgtattcacacatttattatgtttctggttaatataattctagcatgaataataaacatttatcatgaaatagtaaaataaataataactttattattgcctctagggcatatttccttcaggtgcaTGTTAAGGTGTGATTAATTTTCCATGTATGATGGCTTGATGATTTGGCATagttgcatgttgagagaattaAAGTTACTGAAGCATGCATGGTGACATGATGAGTTGGCATAGTTGCATGTTAATGTAATTGAGTTAGTGGGGATCAACTATTTAGGTATACTAGCAATGTGCTCGTGCATTGCAACGGATCAAAATATAATAATacatgttcatgaatttgaaagaAAAAACACTCTAGCTTTGgtatatatcactaaaaatatgttaggTTTCACTCAAAATGTATTCTTTGTGGCTATTTGGATGAGGTGAGGGTGTGGTTGGTTTGAAGAGATTTTTCTCCAAATCAGAGAAGAAAGGTGGGGTCTTGTTGCAAAAATGCTACTTACTTCACATCCGTTGGATGCAGATGAGATGGTCTGAATTGACGGATgacagacacaccatcatcactaAGTGAGTCTTTTATAGGATACGAAGTTAGAGTTCAATTAGTATTCGCATGAGGATGATGATCAAATGTGTAGGCAGGCCTATAATATGTGTACTTTTCTAAACGGGGGAAATGAAAGGAATACtaaaataaaatcaaaataaGAAAAAATTCTAAGtaagaatgaattagtggcattggtttacactttaagaagaagaaaaaaatgtaAAATGAAACAAATAACGACAAaatttgcacaaaattaacacCAAAATTGGGCTTTTTTCAAAATATGCAGGAATAAGCATATAATAATGGAATTTACGCACAGAAAAAGAAGTTTCCAAAGAAGAAATAAATTAGTGGCGTTGGTATTTTACACAAAGAGAATTAAATAAATactaaaacaaaataaaataataataattaagAAAATAAATTGgtggcattggtattaccctttaaGAGGAATATGAAAAAAAACAATGACAAACTTTGCACTCCATTCACGTAGAAATTACATTTTTTTATCATATGCAAGAACAAGCATATACTAGTggattttttgcaaaaaaaagtttCATAACggaatgaattagtggcatttGTATTACTCTtaaataagaaaataaataaaaataaaataagaaaGTTTTCTAAGAAAGAATGAATTAGTTGCATTGGTATTACTCATTCAGatgaaagaaaatgaaaaaaaagaaacaaataatGGAAAAAATTGCACATAATTTACATAGAAATTGCAATTTTTTTATAATGCAAGAATAAGCATATAATAGTGAAATTTTATTAAAAAAACAAGTTTCCTAAAAAAATGAATTAGTGGCAGATATAAATAAACAACATATAAAAAATTTGCACATGATATTGCACTGAAATTACACTTTTTAAATATGCAAAGAATAAGTATATAACAGTATAATTTACATCCATATTGTATAATACTTGCTATATACAATTCTACTCATCCAACATCCAAAAATACCCATTATGAAAAATccccaaaaaaataaaaagcaaagcaaaacagttttgctaaagcacatctagatgtgccataagtattgcacatctaagtcctatgtcattgatcttacgttgagattcgtgtggatattttctttttctttttccttttcttctttatgcatgattcactcacttagatgtgcaataactagagcacatctagatgtgctctagaCACACCCCAACGCCTCGAAAAGGCAATGTATACGGGGCAAGTCAAAAATTCAGCCTAAGAAAAAGTCGACTTACCCCAAAACGAGGGCAAGTCAAAAATCGGTTTGAGAAGCTATAAAAGAATACAAGGAAAAAAACATAAATCTGAACAAAAGAATCAACAATAGAAAATCGACTTACCTAAATTTAAAATTAGGCAACTTACATGTAGGTAAAATGTGATTATTATTTTGATTCCCCCATGGTATGTGAATGCAATGTCCCCTGCACTGTATCTAGTTTTGTTACGTGTCCCGACTAGTTCCAGGCTCTATCGATCATAGTCAGTCATTCATCACCTTCATTGACTGACTCCATATAAGTTACTCGACTTGTGGCAGCCCTTCTCGATTGCAACTTCTTACCTTTCACATGTTAAAATAAATGGAATGGGCCAGGTTAAGTTCGGTCAATGTAAATGGACCCACACCACCACAGGGTCAAGAAAACAATTCGTATTGATCAGGGACGACACCTTTGGCTGATCATCCCATAATCATTTTTTATACCACTTCATGTGGTCTATGATCAATAAAGTCTAGCTATACCTCTGAAAAAACAATTCGAATCACCCCAAGGATTCTCAACCAGAGCCGCCGCCATGAGCTTTCCTAAGCACCGTTGCCTCCGTCTCCCTCCTCTTTTCCGTCCGACGATACTGATAAGGTGGTTGCGGTGATTGCAGGTTTAAATAAAGTTTCTTTAGTGTATCTCTGCTTGATGACCTTTGATTTGATGCTTACAAAGTGATCGAGAGTTTGTGTCTCCAGATCTGTTGGTTCTAACGCCGGCCCTCAAACCATTTAGACCAAGTGGTCTGGACATGTTTTGCAATTCAACACGGGTCGGTTTGCCGACTGGTCCGAGCGCGCGAGCAAGGAGACCGTGACGGCCATGGTCGCGGCGAACCCCAACTTTGTCGTCGAGCAGCAGACTCTACAAGGCCACCAAAGCTTAAGTCGTCGCTCGCAACGTACAGGCGGCGCAACCAGACACGGGGGCAGCGCAACCAGACACGGACGCTGGCAGTTGCGCATCCTACGCGCCGCCAGACGTTGTTTTGCCGTGTCGATGGGACGACGAGCGTATTTGGAATTGATTGTGCAGAATTGTTTCAAACCTGTCGATGTCTCAATGGGTACCGCCGCCAGTTGACATAGTCATGGTCAATATTGAGGAGGTCACCACACCGGAATTAGCTGAAGCACCAGCGCTCCGTCGACATTTTGTGGGTACCATCTTTGCTTCAGATTGTCTTTCCATCATTCAAAGGATTCATTCTCAAATAGCGGATCGCTCAAGCATTGGAACGGTAATCTCCGATATCAAAGTTTTGGCGGGTCTCGTCTAGTCTCTTTAGTCATGTTGATGGTTTGTCACGGATCATACTTAGTGCAGTTGTGTGCTTATTCTAATCACTTTTATCACGTGTAACGATCTTTTTTCTCACCTTCAGAAGAATGAAACTCTGATCGAGGCCCTATTCTTATTATGATGATTTGGATATTGAATTGCCTTTGACTGATTATTATTATGATGATAGGGTGTTTTCTCCGTTCGGTCGGCTTGGCCAGCCCGGAAGTAATACAAAGCGCTATCAGCTTTCGACCCGAGTACAGTAGGAATAGTTAACCAAAGGAAGAACGCTCTTGATACATTCTAAATGTATACTTTCTGTGATCAATAAGCTGACATTCTCTCCCCAAAAAAAGAACTTCCAAGCTCTTCGCGTATCATCTTTGTCCAGTTTAAGCTTACTACGGCTGGTTACAAGTACAGTAAAGACGAGACATCATCGCCACCGTCAAATAATTTTCATCCAACGTCCAAATGGAGCAAAAGATCCAAGTTTGCTCAGGAGAACTGCTGACCACTAACAAAATACAGATACAAATACACCGTGTCGTTCAACAAAAGCATTCTTCCAGGTACAAAACCCAAACCTCTGAACACAAAGTGTAACATATAACATACAGGCAGTGTTTATGTTCACGGGTGGCAACACCAACACGGAGGAGTGTACACCCAAAATGTCTTAGTCTTTTTATCACACAAGCTATACAAATGGTACCAGTCTTCCACCTCTCATTCTTCAGCTGGAACCTAATCTCATCCTCATCCTACCCGATCATAATATATAGCAACCAGTAAATTTACTCTACCTCGGCTAGAAATATTGCTCGCCAAAATTGCCCTGGTACCAAAAGAATATTAACTGAAACAACCAATAGCCCAAATCAATCTACAACTTGAAAGATACCTTTGGGATCCTCATGCTCCCTCTGTGTAAAAAAAGACTGAAACAATCGACATCATCTATGTTCTTCAAAAGCCAACTCAGTAGTTTCCCATTGGAGGCATCCCATATGCCGGCATCGGACCAGGACCCATCGGAGGCATACCCATCCCACCCATCGGAGGCATACCCATCCCGCCCATAGGAGGCATACCCATGCCGCCCATCGGAGGTGGACCCCCCATACCAGGCGGAGCAGGCAAGGCGAGAGGGAGCAATTGAGCGTACATGTTCTGTATAACAAAACACAACTTGTCATGCTAACTGCTTAAGAACAAATAACAGGACACTGAACAAAAAGAAGAGCGCTTTATATTACCTGCTGAGCAACAACGTCCTTCTCTTCCTGCTCTTTGGCTTTTTCTTCTTTCTGCGATTCAATCCTGTCCTTCACCAGGTCATCTACCTTGCTTGTGTACTCACGGATGAACTGCATACATAGCAAGAATGCTATTATAACAAAACTGAACATTTCCAAACATGCAAACAGACTTAATATACCTGTAATAGGTAGGGGAAAGCAAAGTCCAGCATGTTGTTTGTCCATGCAAGCTCGAGAGCAACATCCGCACGAATCAAGTCGTAACAAATGAAGAGGCAAGAAGCAAAACATTCTTTCTTTCCCTGCAATAGTCAGAGATGCTTACTGATTAGAAATGCAATACTGCACAGACAACACTGGTCTACCAAAACAATGAAGGTCAGATTAGTTCTTAATTTGCATGTTTCTTGGATTTATCTACTCTTAGCTAGTTGATATGCACAGGATGCAACACTCAGAATTGGGAATCTTAGAAAGGTGATCACAGCACTAAAACCAGCACGAAAGAAAATATCTGCTGCAATTATCTAAGAAGGCAATAATATTAGCACAGTTTGCGCACTCATAAAATGCTTTTTTCACTAACCTGCTCGATGAAATAGACAAGTAAATCCTCCGACAGCTCACGGTCACCAGACTGTGAGCATGTTTCCATGCAATCCTTGTACATGTTGTCTTTTTTCGATAGGGCAATAGATTGCTTCCATCTGCCAGCTTTCTTGTAAATGTAAGCAGCAATCCTCCTCATCTCAAGCAATTCATGTTTCTCAAGCTGATCAAGAGTTAAGAAACTGATTATAAAAACAATAACGCCATTAACAAGCATTACATATTCGTCTATTTATTTACTGTACCTTCTGGGCAAGACCTATCTGATCAAAGTTATCATGCATGTCAACCGACTCACGGAGCCTCTCATAGTCCTCCTCCTCAACATAAAGCTCATTCAATGCTTCATTGACAGCAGAGACATTGTTGCTCTGAACAGCAACCATGTATGGTTTCACAAGATGCAACTGACCAGCCTATAAATGGAATAAAAATAGTTCAGACTTCTAGATTAGAACATAAAACAGACACACCAGTAGAGACCCTTCCCATAATCATCCCATATACGACATTAAATATTCATTTTGAGGCAAACCTTGCGCATTATGTCTACAACTCTTGTGTGATCCAAGCGAAGCGCAAGCACATTGAGAAGATCATTGATGAGATCAGGGTGTTCTTGCAAATAGAAGTGCACAGCCTTGTAATATATCTCAACATTTGCAACCTTAACAGCAACATCCTTAAATTGCATATGATCCCATGCATCTGGAGAATGGTTCATAATAGTGGTAGCAGCATTGTCAAATTCATCATATTGGATGTATAGGTACATAAGCTCTTTCCAGTGTTGTTGTTCATCACAAGCACGGATAAGCTTAGGAATATTCAGCCGGGTGGAGAAAAGCTTGATGTGTTCCATGAGCTTCTCAGGGCGGTATCTAGCATAAAGGACTCCAAGTTCTGTAAAGATGCCCATGTGCGCACGCTCAAGTCCAAGACCACTCTCCATGAGAGAAATAAGTTCATTGAAGCATCCTCTGTTCTGATAGTATTCACTCACTTCTTCCAAGTCATCAACCTAAACAAAACAAGGCATATCAGAAAGAACTATATAAAAGTGCCTCAGGACTCTGAAGATTTTTTTATAGAACTAGAAACATGTGTTGAAGCATAATTTTGTTGCTTCGCAGAAATTTTCTAGCTTATATATACCTGAATGATGATATTGAGACCGCATATTTGCGCTAGACGGAACTCCTCAGCATCAACACAGGCAAAGCAGACCTCCTTCCATGTTTTAGCGCTGTTAGCCTTGCGAGCAGCATCTACAGCTCCTTGGAACTGCTTCAGCTTGACCAAGGTGACAGCCAACTTAGCCCAGTTAGAGATGAAGGCATAGATGATCTTTGCAGCTTCATAAAGTTCTTCATCGTAAAGCCGGTCACCAACATTTTGGAGATTAGCAACATTTGGCATAAGAATAAACTCTTCAATGTCGCTAAGCCTATCAATCTTCGCATATGCAAAGATGAGTTCTCCATCGACTTTGGGCTCCCTTGCCTTTTGCCTTACCATCAGCAAGTACTTGACAAGATCATGGTATACATCAGCTTCCTCAGCAGCACGGATGACATCAAGGAAATgtgttgcgtcatctgcacggatgAATGACTCAATTGCTTCACTGACTAGACCTTCACGCAACTGGGCCTTGGCAACCTGGCTCCAAACAGCATCTTCTTCAACACGGAATGCAAACTCTTCAGCTCTTTCTATGCTTCGGATGTTATCTAACAGAACATCGACGGCCTGAACATTTAAGTTGAACTTCTTAAATATGGCAAAAGCCTCCTCATACAGTTGTGCCTCGACAGCTACTTCTCCGACAGCAGGGCCATCAAAGTTGTCCAGTCTGTTAACATAGTCCATGACCCTGGATGGGTCTGCCTTAATGGCTGTCAAGATGAGCAGGTTCTGAAGATTAAAGTTTCCACTGAATGCAGAATTCTGGAGGACAATCTTTTCAAGAAGTTCAATCAGCTCATGCGGGAGGTCAGCTTCCATGAAAGCCTTAACAGCAGCAGAAACTTGCTCAGGGCTCTTGCTTTCAGGCAGGGCCGTAGAAACAACTTGGTCAATGAACTGCCTTCTGTATTCATTTTCAGGCAGTAGAACTTTATCCCAAAGATCACCATCCATTCTTTCAACTACATACCTGACAACTCAAAACATTGGACTGAACGTGTAAGCAATGACGCAACAGATATAATGATTCAGAAAAATAACAtatttacatggcatcaaaaggACAATAAACCATAAACATACCTAGCTTGCAGCTTGAAAAGTGAGTTTTTGTTAGTGACGCTAataagttcatcatcacattgtCCACGCCTGTAAGCAACAACAGCAAGTGTAGGATCCCGCTTTTCACAGTATTTACCAACCACACGAGAGTCATAAAATGGATTGGTAGTAAGGAAATGCTCTGGGTTGTTGTTGCTATCGATGATAATTTTCCCAAGAGCATTATGGACATGCACATCTTGGCTACCCTCGCTCACTAAGTGCTCCAAGAATTGTGTAAGCAGACGTAAGCGGTTCCTGATTAAAAGATCAAAGAAATGAGACCAGCTAAAAAGGCAGGCATATGCAAAGTGTACAGAGACAATGATTAGAATGAAACCTCTTCTCGCACTCGTCAACTAGTGGTTCAATGGGAAGGAGAGAGCGGACAGATAGAATCAAACCCTTAATGAAATCTTCAGGGCACTCATCATCAAGTAGCTGCCCCACTACCAATGGAGCATTCCCAGGGTTAACCTACAAACCAGATAAAGGGAAACAGACATTAATATAATGAGTATATCAGAAGAAGTACTAAGATAAACTAAGTTTGAAGAGTTACATACCTTCTGTACATAGCCTTCAATATACCTGAGCATGTTATTTGTGTACAGATAGTGAGTCAGATCTGGAACAAAACCAAAGCGGTCACAAACATTAATCAGTGGGCGGGCATCAGGTAGTTTTGCTTCCATCAGAAAGTTCTTTGTCTTCTCAGCATCATAGAAATTAGACTCTCTGGTTACACGCTCAACTTCTTTGATTTGTCCAGTCCTTGCAGCTGATTCTATGTACTTGAAGTGGATATCTGGATCCTCACTGTTGGATGTAAAGAAATATGATGTTTAAGTGTGCTACATTAAGAAAACAATGGTGGTTGAAAGATATCATCAACTGGGCTAAATACCTGGAGCTCAAATAGGATCCCAAGAAAAAGTACAGGCCCTCATAAGATTTAAATTGCTCAAATAGTTTTATGCAACCATCAACACCTAGCTGCTCAGAGTATTCTTTGGCGGCCTTCAGATTTGTTACAGGATTGGAGATGATTAGAATCGAtaagaaagaagaacaaaaccacAAGAACGAAAGGTAAAGGAACACAGAAAGATTACCTGCACAACTATTTGAAGGTTTCCTCTCAGATTGACCAGTAGAAGGTCTTTCATGCACTCTAGTGCCCATTCTTTTGAAAGGGTTCCAAAGAACTCAACGAGGGCCTATGAAAGGAAGTTGTTAAAAGGCCAGGTAATAATAAATAGACAGTCAAACATAACTGAAGAAAACAAACCTGTGGTTCAATGGCGTGGGTATTTACAATGACACGTTTGATATCAGGCAACTCTGCATAGTGCTGTATCACAATACAAGACTTGTTAAACTGCAAGACAATGAGGATAGATCACAACCAAAACCATGCAAAGATACGGACCTGGAGGGCTCGCAAGTACAAACCAGCCTTTTCACACAGTTGAGCAATGCGTGGGCGGTCGTAATGACTGAACATACCGTTAGCAAGGATGGCATCAGCAACATTAGGGTAAGTCACCAAGTTGATCTCCAAAACCTAAAATAAATTCAAACAGAAGCTACTACTGAGTAACAGGGAGGTCTATATTGTAAAGATTCACAATTAAATAAAAACTAAATGCTGACCTTGGTTTGCAGAAAAGCATGTTCTTCCAAGTTTGGTTTCAGAACATCCAGCAGAAAAGCTGTTGCCTCCCGTATCATATTTCTCTGTTAACAAAAGACGCATAAGGCAGGATGTACAACCAAATTTCATagtaaaaaggaaaaaaaatataAACCTACCTGAAGGAAGAGATCGGTTATGGTATTATAATCTAATGGACAACCACCCTCCATTTGTGACATCATGAGAGCGAAATTTACAGCTCCCTGGTAAAGAATATATAGGATATACACAATTAGGCAAAGTCACATAAAGAATAAACCCCACAACCAGGTACCAAATGTTTCACCACAACCCAGTTTGTCTTTAAAGGCCTTAAACAATCTTATTACCTGTGGATCTGTACGTAGGATGGTCTGGAGGAGGAAAAGGTAATCGGGAGTGTACCCAACCTGGAAGAGATAATTAGACAGCACAGTCAATGTTCAAGCTGAACTGGCTACTACCTACCAAAAACAAGAATTCAGCAGTACCAACGCAATATACCTGCTTTGAATATATAAGGATCTTGTCAAACTCCCTCCTTTCGGCAAAAGCAGCAACGACTTTAGGTGTTGCCCTAGCCTTTATGTATATTTTCAATGCAAGGTCATTGTCTACCGTCTACACCAAAGTACCGATTGGATTAGTAAACAATCCAGACACAGGCAGCGAATGAAATTTACTGACGCACGATGAGATTTGTGCAATCAACAAACACAGCAGAGCACCCATGTTACCTTAACAAGATCTCCTAGCTCTTCACTGCATTCCAACTTATCTTCTGCCAACCAATTTTCCAGAAGGTTCTTTTTGTTCTGATTGACAACAAGTCGAGATAACTCAAGGGACTCGTAAGCATTGAGCTTCCCTCGAGTTAGCAATGTGCCAAAGTACTGCAACAGTGGAGGCGTTTGCCCAGCTTGAACAGGAACACTCTGCATTTGATGAACACAAATCACATGTCAGACAAGCATAACCTACACTTTCCAGCGAGGAACAGTTAACTATGAAACATTTCTATTATGTGGTAAGCAGAACCCATTGGCTTAAATTAAAGAAAAAAAACGGCCCTAAGCATTTTAGCACAGCAGTCTCTTCGCTGGAAATTTCGTAAGAGCAGGATGATCTCTAGGGTCAGATATCAAGCACACTTTGTAATTCTGACAGTTGGGGCTATGAAGAATGCCTGGCTCATTGAGAAAGTATAAATGTAGGAAATGAGCTGTGAAAAGGCGGTGAATTCACATTAACAGCTCATGGGCAACAAGAACAGGAAGGCACCTGAAATTTTGCAACAGTCTCAGGGGTTCGCAGAAGACCCTGAGGGGATTCTGCAGCGAGCTCCGCCGCTTCCTTGTATTTTGTTTGCGAAAACAGTTCCTGAAATCTTTGCACAACCTGCAATTCAGAATAACAAAAAGTAGTGGTTAGTCCCTCTACACATCAAATGAGATAGGCAAGTGTAAGAATGGAATATTCCTTGAATTTTAAATCCAATATGAAGAATTAACATTAACATGGCTGCAAGCGAAACAGTACATGTGGTGTTTGTGAGCCACTAAAATACCCACAGCACAAGCACATTTATAAGTTATTAGTACATTCAGAAGTGCTCATTCAGAACTGCATAAACGTTCAACTTACAGAAAATGGTTACTGGAACAAGATATACAAGCAAAAAATGACGTGACATTCAGAAGTGCTTATTAGGCAGGAACATAGGTGCATATTGAGAAAATTGCATAAGCATGTCGGCACGCGCTCTTATGGAACATAATGATACTAGCACATAGTTAAATGATCTAGCAAGGAAATAATGATTCAACTCGTACAAAGACATGCAAAAATAGAAGCATGGGCAACAATCAAGAAAATTATGCAAATGT encodes:
- the LOC125551177 gene encoding clathrin heavy chain 1, whose product is MAAANAPIAMREALTLTSLGIAPQFVTFTHVTMESDRYICVRETSPQNSVVIIDMAMPSQPLRRPITADSALMNPNTRVLALKAQIAGTTQDHLQIFNIEAKTKVKSHQMPEQVVFWKWITPKLLGLVTQTSVYHWSIEGDSEPTKMFDRTANLANNQIINYRCDPAEKWLVLIGIAPGAPERPQLVKGNMQLFSVDQQRSQALEAHAASFATFKVPGNENPSTLICFASKATNAGQITSKLHVIELGAQPGKPGFSKKQADLFFPPDFQDDFPVAMQISQKYGLVYVITKLGLLFVYDLETAAAVYRNRISPDPIFLTAESSTTGGFYAINRRGQVLHATVNDATVVPFVSGQLNNLELAVNLAKRANLPGAENLVVQRFQELFSQTKYKEAAELAAESPQGLLRTPETVAKFQSVPVQAGQTPPLLQYFGTLLTRGKLNAYESLELSRLVVNQNKKNLLENWLAEDKLECSEELGDLVKTVDNDLALKIYIKARATPKVVAAFAERREFDKILIYSKQVGYTPDYLFLLQTILRTDPQGAVNFALMMSQMEGGCPLDYNTITDLFLQRNMIREATAFLLDVLKPNLEEHAFLQTKVLEINLVTYPNVADAILANGMFSHYDRPRIAQLCEKAGLYLRALQHYAELPDIKRVIVNTHAIEPQALVEFFGTLSKEWALECMKDLLLVNLRGNLQIVVQAAKEYSEQLGVDGCIKLFEQFKSYEGLYFFLGSYLSSSEDPDIHFKYIESAARTGQIKEVERVTRESNFYDAEKTKNFLMEAKLPDARPLINVCDRFGFVPDLTHYLYTNNMLRYIEGYVQKVNPGNAPLVVGQLLDDECPEDFIKGLILSVRSLLPIEPLVDECEKRNRLRLLTQFLEHLVSEGSQDVHVHNALGKIIIDSNNNPEHFLTTNPFYDSRVVGKYCEKRDPTLAVVAYRRGQCDDELISVTNKNSLFKLQARYVVERMDGDLWDKVLLPENEYRRQFIDQVVSTALPESKSPEQVSAAVKAFMEADLPHELIELLEKIVLQNSAFSGNFNLQNLLILTAIKADPSRVMDYVNRLDNFDGPAVGEVAVEAQLYEEAFAIFKKFNLNVQAVDVLLDNIRSIERAEEFAFRVEEDAVWSQVAKAQLREGLVSEAIESFIRADDATHFLDVIRAAEEADVYHDLVKYLLMVRQKAREPKVDGELIFAYAKIDRLSDIEEFILMPNVANLQNVGDRLYDEELYEAAKIIYAFISNWAKLAVTLVKLKQFQGAVDAARKANSAKTWKEVCFACVDAEEFRLAQICGLNIIIQVDDLEEVSEYYQNRGCFNELISLMESGLGLERAHMGIFTELGVLYARYRPEKLMEHIKLFSTRLNIPKLIRACDEQQHWKELMYLYIQYDEFDNAATTIMNHSPDAWDHMQFKDVAVKVANVEIYYKAVHFYLQEHPDLINDLLNVLALRLDHTRVVDIMRKAGQLHLVKPYMVAVQSNNVSAVNEALNELYVEEEDYERLRESVDMHDNFDQIGLAQKLEKHELLEMRRIAAYIYKKAGRWKQSIALSKKDNMYKDCMETCSQSGDRELSEDLLVYFIEQGKKECFASCLFICYDLIRADVALELAWTNNMLDFAFPYLLQFIREYTSKVDDLVKDRIESQKEEKAKEQEEKDVVAQQNMYAQLLPLALPAPPGMGGPPPMGGMGMPPMGGMGMPPMGGMGMPPMGPGPMPAYGMPPMGNY